ACGTCCGCGAGGGGCGTTCCCGTGTCACGCCGAGGTTCACCGTACCGCGAGTCCCCCGTTCGCCTCGTCGTTCGCCACGGTCTTGCCGGCTAACCCTGTTGCGCATCCGGTGGTTGATCCGAACGCAACACTGCGCGCGAAGACCGGCGCGGGCTGTGACGACACAAGCGAGTGTGTTCGCAACCTGTCAGGCGATGGGGAGGGACGGTGGCGCACGTGCGGGAATATCGACGAGGGCCGGCGTGAGAGCGGGAGGAGCCCAGGTGTCCTCGTAAGGCTGGTGATGGGGCACAGGATCGGGGCGCAGGTGATGGGCAAGAACGAACACCTGCGTCGACGTAGGCTTGATCGGTTTGCGCTCGGTCGCGTCGTTGAGCAGGGAGAAGCTTAATTCGGGATCTGTCGTCCAGGCATGCGCCCCGGCGACGGTGAACGTCGCACCTGTCTCCTCGCCGGCCGGGAGCGCCGACCCTTCCCGAGCTTCGCCGAACTCGCTCTCCACGTCACCCGAGAAGACGGTATGGATCGCCACGGCATGTACATGTCCGGCCTCTCCATGATGCGGATGGGTCTCGGGGTGAATATGGAAGAGGGGAAGTGCGAGCAACCACAACACCGCCCACCCACGCAACAGGTGGTCGATTCGAGGACATTGCACGGAGAGGAGTCGCACGAGAGACCGCATGGTGAGCAAACGCTATCATAGGCGGCTCATCACATCAAGCAACGGTACGGAAGTGAAACGGGCGTGACCGTCACGTTCTCGGGCAATGCACCTTCTTCGAACGCGGCGTTCTGCAGACGCCAGACTTGAACTTAACTTCCCTGTTGTGCGCATATGCACGGCTGTGCGTGGATGCACGTGAATCAGGGCGGGGGCTTGTGGCCGTCCGGACCGGCAGCAAGTGCATTCCCTCATTTTTCGCATTTCACAGGATTTCGCGTCCGGTTGCACCCTAGGCCCTGTTCTTGCTGATGACGCCGCGCAGAGTATGTGTGTTAAGGAGACCTTGGCGTTATGGATGGTATCTTTCCACTGCTGACAATCTTTGCGCCTCTGCTGGGCACTCTGCTGATCGCTCTCTTCCATCGGGAGCTTGGAGAGCGTGTTGCACGCCTCGGCATCGGGGCGCTCTGGTGTTCAGCGTTGACCTCACTGATCACCCTCGCTCTGGTGTTGTACGAGGACCCGATCCGTCTCACGATCCTGGGCGCGCCCTCGGGACCGTTGACCTATACGATTCTCATCGATCGCCTGGCCGGCGTCATGATGGTGCTGATCAGCCTCGTCAGCCTGATCATCCATGTGTACTCCGAGCGGTACATGGTGGGTGACCCCGGCTACACCCGGTTTTTTGCGTTGTTGGGAGGCCTGACCTCGGTGCTGTTGAGTCTGGTCAGCAGCGGCAATCTGCTCTGGCTGTTCGTCTGCTGGCATTTGGTGACATGGTTGCTTGCGTCGCTGTTGGTGTGTAACCCGGCGAGTCGTCCGGCCAGGGAAGCGGGACGCACGACGTTCTGGGTGCAATCGCTCGGCGATGCCGCGTTTTTCCTGGCGTTGTTGGCGCTCTACGGCGCGACCGGTACCCTGGATCTGACCGAGCTGTTTGCCCGCTTGCAGGCAAGCCCTGCGACGCTCACACTCTGGCCGGGCTGGCACACGGAGCTGGATGTCGCCCTGGTCGCGACTCTGCTGTTCCTGGTATCGGTCATGACGAAGTCGGCCCAGTTTCCGTTTCATTTGTGGTTGATCGGCACGATCGAGGCGCCGACGCCGGTGTCCGCCCTGATGCACGCGGGAATCGTGAATGCCGGCGGCTTTCTCGTCAATCGCCTCGCCCCCCTGTTCGGGATGGCGCCGACGACCCTCCATCTGATGTTTGTGATCGGCGGTGTGACGGCGTTGGTCGGCGCCAGCGCAATGCTGACGCAAACGAGCGTCAAGCGTCGGCTCGTCTATTCGACCATGGGACAGATGGGTTACATGGTCATGGAGTGCGGGTTAGGCGCCTTTGCCCTGGCAGTGTTCCATCTCTGCGCGCACGGCCTGTTCAAGGCCACGTTGTTTCTCAATTCGGGTTCTGTCATTCATAAGGCCAGGAAGGAATTCAAATTACCGCCGGCCGCCAAGGTGGATGAGGCTCATAGCTTTTCACCGATGACTTGGACGACCGGCCTGGTTGCCACTTTGGTGCTGCCGCTGGCGATCCTGCTCGTCGCGCACGGGGTCGTGAGTATTCCGTTGCAGGATGCGCAGGGGGCGGTGATCTTTCTCTTCTTCGGGTGGGTGACGACCTCGCAAGCGATGTTCACGTTGTACCGACTCCACACCGGGGCCTCTTGGACCGTGTCGCTGACCATGCTGGGAGCACTGGCGTTTATCGGCCTCACCTACCTCTGGGCCGGCGAGGCGTTTACCCATTTTCTGTACCCGGCCCACGATGCCGCGGAAGGTTTCATGCGTGCCGCCGAGTGGAATCGTTCGTTGTTTGATGCGGTGGTGGGTGTGACCGTCATGTTGATCCTTGCGGCATGGGGGATGATTTACGGCAAAGCCAGAGGCGTCAAATTTCTCATGCCGGCCTGGATGGAACAATTGCGCGCACGGGCCTACGTGATGTTTCTGAACGGCCTCTATGTCGAGGATTTGGTTCGTATGATCGGTCGAGCTGCGTTTCGCCGGTAATCTGCGGGGGACCGGAGCCGAATGGAGTCGATGCATGGCACTTGAACGACGCATTTTCACCGATGCAGAGCGGATGGAATTGCGGTCTCACGTGGAACTGGCGGGAGAGGCCATTGCCTCCTACTGGCCTATGCGGACGTTCATCCACCATAACCCGTTGCACGGCTTGGAAGAGCTTCCCTTCGATCAGGCCGTGAAGCGCGGTGAGCAACTCCTCGGGGGCAGGGGGTATCTTCCAAGCGCGCTCTATCGTCGCTATCTGGCCGAGGGCCGGATCCGCCCGGAAGATGTGACGCAGGTCCTAGCTCCGCTTGCAGGGGATCGCCGCGTGACCTTTGCCGGACGCCCGTTATCGCACCTGGAAGTGCTGCGATTGTCCATGATGCATGGGCTCACCGATCCGGCCCTCGATTCGCCGGTCTCCGATGAGGCGACGGATCACCTCGCGGCCTGGCTTACGCAGTCGGTCGGCGAAACCCGGACCATGCAGCCGGAATCGCTCCTCCCCTGGGAGCCCCTCGATCTCTGCTCGCAGGAGACCCTGTCCGGCTGGTGCGATCGCACGTTAGGGACGTCGATCGTGTCGGACATCAACGAGCAGATGGTGAAATGGTGCGGGGTGTTTTTGGACGAAGGAGAAGCGTCCTGGGTCATGCCGGAACGGCAGCATACGTTTTATCGCTCGTGGAAACGATTGGCGCGGTACGATGCCGGTCTGCGGTTGTTGGGTGTGGGGGAAGCCGCACAAAAAATCGACGCCATGGACGATCGACCTGAGGAGGGGGTGCTTCATAGTCTGACGGCGATGGGCATTCCCAAGCCAGCCTGGGAGTCGTATTTCGCCCTGCACCTGGCAGCCTTGCCAGGGTGGACGGGGTATATCAAATGGCGATCGGAAGAGCCGCATTACCCCTGGCAGGCACGGTATCCCATCGACCTCGTGAAGTATCTGGCCGTACGATTGTTCTATGAACGGGAATTCGTCGACCTGCAGTGCCGGCAGCGGCTGGGTATCCCGGGGCAGGTTGAGGCCGTCCGTGGCCACATCGAGCAGGCTCCTTACGGCCATTGGCTGAGGCGGAAGGTGGTGGACGGAGGCCTGGCGGGAGCGGTGGCCGCCGAGGTGCACGGGTGGCAGAGACAACACCACAGGGCCACTCAGGAGGAGTGGAATGAGTTCGGGCGGCAAGTCTATGACCGGACTGCCGGGGCGCGCCGCGCCGAGATCTTCAGGCGGGACGCTCGACGAGTGTCGGCCCTTGCCGCCGCCGTGGGTGTCGATCCCGAGCTGGTCACCCAGACCTCGCCGTCGGATGTGCTCACCGTTCTGAACTGGTTGGACGGCTTTCCTGCCGGGCAGCAGAGCCAACGCTGGCTGGAGGCGTTTGAAACACGACAACGTGTGGCGGTGGTCGGACAGCTGAGCGGAGTGGCGAGGCAACTACGGGACAGTGACGGCCGCGCTACGGCCGGTGCTCCTGCGCGACCGCTCGCACAAATGGTGTTCTGTATCGACGTACGATCCGAAGTGTTCCGTCGGCACCTCGAACAGCTCGGCGGGTACGAGACCCTGGGCGTGGCCGGTTTTTTCGGCATTCCCGTGAAGTACCAGGCATTCGGAGAAGAACTTCCCGTGACGCATGCCCCCGTGCTGTTGAAGCCGAAGAATCATATCCGTGAGATTCCTCGAAGCTACCATGGGACGGCGGCGAGCCGGCATCGGTTGTTCGCCAAACTGAGTCATGCCGGCCAC
The DNA window shown above is from Fimbriimonadaceae bacterium and carries:
- a CDS encoding DUF2309 domain-containing protein, with amino-acid sequence MALERRIFTDAERMELRSHVELAGEAIASYWPMRTFIHHNPLHGLEELPFDQAVKRGEQLLGGRGYLPSALYRRYLAEGRIRPEDVTQVLAPLAGDRRVTFAGRPLSHLEVLRLSMMHGLTDPALDSPVSDEATDHLAAWLTQSVGETRTMQPESLLPWEPLDLCSQETLSGWCDRTLGTSIVSDINEQMVKWCGVFLDEGEASWVMPERQHTFYRSWKRLARYDAGLRLLGVGEAAQKIDAMDDRPEEGVLHSLTAMGIPKPAWESYFALHLAALPGWTGYIKWRSEEPHYPWQARYPIDLVKYLAVRLFYEREFVDLQCRQRLGIPGQVEAVRGHIEQAPYGHWLRRKVVDGGLAGAVAAEVHGWQRQHHRATQEEWNEFGRQVYDRTAGARRAEIFRRDARRVSALAAAVGVDPELVTQTSPSDVLTVLNWLDGFPAGQQSQRWLEAFETRQRVAVVGQLSGVARQLRDSDGRATAGAPARPLAQMVFCIDVRSEVFRRHLEQLGGYETLGVAGFFGIPVKYQAFGEELPVTHAPVLLKPKNHIREIPRSYHGTAASRHRLFAKLSHAGHHLLHDLKENVITPYVMVEALGWFFSVPFFGKTLFPLWYHRLTTWVKGLWLPPLATTLTIDKLSREEAQEMVAVEQRAAIRAALRQAFPELGSAITPSLIDNIRLGVMEHHDDQGNQDVAASLGMTVAQVEALYERFRREYTLTARGLSSRLQRITQHGFSVSEQAYGVEAALRLMGFTSGFARLVVMCSHGSTSDNNPYESALDCGACGGNSGLPNARAFAAMANNQAVRKVLESRGIKIPGDTHFVAAQHDTTRNDVRIVDLEDVPATHRKDLVRLLDDLREAGEQAAHERGMALDGPVVQAKRKDPYVRASRRSVDWAQVRPEWGLSKNNLLIIGRRDLTRPLNLQGRAFLHSYDYRQDDSGKLLEAIMTAPLIVAQWINMEHYFSTVDNEVYGSGSKVYHNIAGRVGVMTGASSDLRLGLPAQTVLDGPRPYHEPMRLLTVIEAPRARVESVIAKHPGLERLFQNEWVTLVVCEPNEATFYHFDIMQGWRPVSEAADMRQACEGNSIGAADAVASVVPMEGVEPHHGEASAASRPPGTAE